A single region of the Acidobacteriota bacterium genome encodes:
- a CDS encoding tetratricopeptide repeat protein: MMKTPTPLMANMVAVLVIGLCPAILAAQSTNLPQESPERSSSDTSVRNAIVEGRNLTPEQVASLEAKLAMDPSDVAVRTQLLAYYGGSRSFRDQSAKEAKREHALWFIRNSPDSEILGTPPSQIHHILDSEGYSEAKKAWMSQIDREPENAKLLGHAAEFFKFGDRRTSIRMLERAQSLDPSNPEWPRKLGHLNSLGALGPEGGDLRTSEKALEHFQKAYGLADGPLRDSLLEDLAKAAFSADQLDQAHHYAELMLQNTEAGWNSGNRVHHGNLVLGRIALRAGNIEEARSRLVAAGNTTGSPQLNSFGPNMSLAKELLEIGEREVVLDYFRLCSRFWDSDRAKDKLDKWGVLAAAGRIPDFGANLYY; this comes from the coding sequence ATGATGAAGACCCCAACACCCCTGATGGCTAACATGGTCGCCGTTCTTGTCATCGGTCTCTGTCCGGCGATTCTTGCCGCTCAATCCACTAACCTGCCTCAAGAAAGTCCCGAGCGGTCCTCCAGCGACACGAGTGTCCGCAATGCCATCGTGGAAGGCCGGAACCTCACGCCTGAACAGGTCGCATCGCTCGAAGCGAAACTGGCCATGGATCCGAGTGATGTAGCTGTGCGGACGCAGCTTCTCGCCTACTACGGAGGGTCGCGTTCGTTTCGCGATCAGTCAGCGAAGGAAGCGAAACGCGAACACGCGCTGTGGTTCATCCGCAACTCGCCCGACTCGGAAATCCTGGGAACGCCTCCTTCACAGATACACCACATCCTTGACTCGGAGGGCTATTCGGAGGCCAAGAAAGCCTGGATGAGTCAGATCGACCGTGAACCTGAGAACGCCAAGCTGTTGGGACACGCGGCCGAGTTCTTTAAGTTTGGTGACCGTAGGACCTCCATCAGAATGCTAGAGCGGGCCCAATCGCTCGATCCGTCCAACCCGGAATGGCCGAGAAAACTCGGGCACCTTAACAGCTTGGGAGCGCTGGGACCGGAGGGAGGCGATCTGAGGACTTCCGAGAAGGCGCTTGAGCACTTTCAAAAGGCGTACGGGCTTGCAGACGGACCGCTTCGAGATTCCCTTCTAGAAGACTTGGCGAAAGCAGCGTTCTCGGCGGATCAGCTCGACCAGGCCCATCACTATGCTGAGCTCATGCTGCAAAACACCGAAGCGGGATGGAACTCTGGCAACCGTGTCCACCACGGCAACCTCGTCCTGGGTCGAATTGCACTACGAGCGGGCAACATCGAAGAAGCGAGATCTCGGTTGGTTGCCGCCGGGAACACAACGGGTTCCCCCCAGCTCAATTCATTCGGACCGAATATGTCACTCGCCAAGGAGCTCCTTGAGATCGGTGAACGAGAGGTTGTCTTGGACTACTTCAGGCTTTGCTCAAGATTCTGGGACTCAGATCGAGCGAAGGACAAACTGGACAAATGGGGCGTGCTGGCTGCGGCCGGCCGGATCCCCGACTTTGGCGCGAATCTCTATTACTGA
- a CDS encoding aminotransferase class I/II-fold pyridoxal phosphate-dependent enzyme gives MSVKDQFDGLRIGDLEARTGFKWSRYTANGSGILPAWVADMDYPIAEPIQRVVRRLVETSDLGYCEPPEIGNLPEIFGQRMEEQLGWTIEPERIRFLVNALQGLDLSVMLGAGKGEGVVIQTPIYPPFLEAVSGTGRRLVESPLRRGAERFEMDLDQLRATIDEDTRLFMLCNPHNPSGRSWTRSELEAVAELAIEHDLIVLADEIHNELVFPGHEHTVFETLGPEVRERTVTITSATKSFNLAGLELALLVFGSEKLKKRFDELPHFVLAHPGILGVEAARAAWRDGGPWLEEAVAYLDANRAFLTEFLNRRLPGIVHGPQEATYLYWLDCSGLDLPMPASRFFLKRAKVALNDGAEFGPPGSPLGFERCTRLNFATSRAILEEIVERMAAAVETA, from the coding sequence GTGTCGGTGAAGGACCAGTTCGACGGCCTCCGGATCGGGGACCTGGAGGCCCGCACCGGGTTCAAGTGGAGCCGTTACACCGCGAACGGGAGCGGCATTCTGCCGGCCTGGGTGGCGGACATGGACTACCCCATCGCGGAGCCGATCCAGCGTGTCGTGCGGCGTCTCGTCGAGACGTCCGACCTCGGCTACTGCGAACCGCCCGAGATCGGCAACCTGCCGGAGATCTTCGGCCAGCGCATGGAGGAGCAGCTCGGTTGGACGATTGAGCCGGAGCGGATTCGCTTCCTCGTCAACGCGCTCCAGGGGCTCGACCTCTCGGTCATGCTGGGCGCCGGGAAGGGCGAGGGGGTCGTGATCCAGACTCCGATCTACCCGCCCTTCCTCGAGGCGGTCTCCGGCACCGGCCGGCGGCTCGTGGAGTCACCGCTCCGTCGGGGGGCGGAACGGTTCGAGATGGACCTGGACCAGTTGCGGGCGACGATCGACGAGGACACCCGCCTGTTCATGCTCTGCAACCCGCATAACCCGAGCGGCCGGTCGTGGACGCGGAGCGAACTGGAGGCGGTGGCCGAACTGGCGATCGAGCACGACCTGATCGTCCTCGCCGACGAGATCCACAACGAGCTCGTGTTCCCCGGGCACGAGCACACGGTGTTCGAGACCCTGGGCCCCGAGGTCAGGGAGCGGACGGTCACGATCACGTCGGCGACCAAGTCGTTCAACCTGGCCGGCCTGGAACTCGCGCTGCTCGTCTTCGGGAGCGAGAAGCTCAAGAAGCGGTTCGACGAGCTGCCGCATTTCGTTCTCGCGCATCCCGGCATCCTCGGCGTCGAGGCGGCGAGAGCGGCCTGGCGCGACGGCGGGCCGTGGCTCGAGGAAGCCGTCGCCTACCTGGACGCGAACCGCGCCTTCCTGACGGAGTTCCTGAACCGCCGCCTGCCAGGGATCGTCCACGGTCCGCAGGAGGCGACCTACCTGTACTGGCTCGATTGCAGCGGACTCGACCTGCCGATGCCGGCGTCCCGGTTCTTCCTGAAACGGGCGAAGGTGGCGCTCAACGACGGCGCGGAGTTCGGCCCACCGGGTTCGCCGCTCGGATTCGAGCGCTGCACGCGGCTCAACTTCGCCACCTCGCGGGCCATCCTCGAGGAGATCGTGGAGCGGATGGCCGCGGCGGTCGAGACGGCCTGA
- a CDS encoding gluconate 2-dehydrogenase subunit 3 family protein has protein sequence MATSRANETLGRRRALQVIGGAAALPFLPAELFANPHIAHLHLHPQQETAGEPPTLTVLSEHQARTLDAIAERILPATDTPGAGDAGIPAFVDRLLEGWLPDAARDHLLAELDRFDNRAREHYPEAAGFVDLEGPAQDDLLTEAQDEAIAQRDGRAFSRSVNRLHEQPFFDLVKWLTLFGYYTSEAGMKSELGYRIVPGRWDPCVDIEDA, from the coding sequence ATGGCCACGAGCCGAGCAAACGAGACCCTGGGCCGGCGCCGGGCCCTGCAGGTGATCGGCGGCGCCGCGGCACTGCCGTTCCTGCCGGCGGAGCTGTTCGCGAATCCACACATCGCGCATCTCCACCTGCACCCGCAACAGGAGACGGCCGGCGAGCCGCCTACGCTGACCGTCCTCTCGGAACATCAGGCGCGCACTCTCGACGCAATCGCGGAACGTATCCTGCCGGCCACCGACACTCCGGGCGCCGGCGACGCCGGGATCCCGGCCTTCGTCGACCGGCTGCTGGAGGGCTGGCTGCCGGACGCGGCACGGGATCACCTGCTCGCCGAGCTCGACCGCTTCGACAACCGCGCCCGCGAGCATTACCCCGAGGCTGCCGGCTTCGTCGACCTTGAAGGCCCGGCGCAGGACGATCTTCTGACCGAGGCCCAGGACGAAGCGATCGCCCAACGAGACGGCCGCGCCTTCTCGCGTAGTGTGAACCGGCTCCACGAGCAGCCCTTCTTCGACCTGGTCAAGTGGCTCACACTGTTCGGCTACTACACCTCCGAGGCCGGCATGAAGTCCGAACTCGGCTATCGCATCGTTCCCGGACGCTGGGACCCCTGCGTCGACATCGAGGACGCCTGA
- a CDS encoding GMC family oxidoreductase, translating into MVQIIERKTWDAIVIGSGITGGWAAKELTEKGLETLVLEAGPPVIPERDYSEHTPPWQMPYRGLRDRKHQAERQPVQSRAAACDEWSGKFFVDDIDNPYSIGEGGQEFLWIRARIVGGRSLLWGRQSYRWSDLDFEANARDGYGTDWPIRYRDLAPWYDHVESFVGIAGQPENMPQLPDGKFLPPIAQTCMEERVREGLDRAFGGTRRFTPARVAVLTRHHLGRRACHYCGICRRGCISRSYFSSLNATLPAAEETGRLTVRPNSVVRNLVYDEQTDRVSGVHLIDAESMESIEVRGRIVFLCASTIESARILLNSKTPRFSEGLANSSGQVGRNLMDHIFQVGANGNLDGLEDKTTFGRRPNSCYLPRFVNLDGDRAEATREKSFLRGFGYQCGARRGTLWQGGIGQPGFGADYKASLRGLAPWRLNFSGFGENLPNPDNRVTIDPELEDRWGIPAARITMSYGENEEAMRESIQTRAAEMLEALGARNIRTFNRNSLPGFAIHEMGTARMGRDPATSVLNGWCQSWDVPNLFVTDGAAMASSACQNPSLTYMALTARACDYAVRQMRRLEL; encoded by the coding sequence ATGGTCCAGATCATCGAACGTAAGACCTGGGATGCGATCGTCATCGGTTCCGGCATCACCGGCGGCTGGGCGGCGAAGGAGCTGACCGAGAAGGGCCTGGAGACGCTGGTGCTCGAGGCCGGCCCGCCGGTCATTCCCGAGCGCGACTACAGCGAGCACACGCCGCCCTGGCAGATGCCCTACCGGGGGCTCCGGGACCGCAAGCACCAGGCCGAGCGTCAACCGGTCCAGAGCCGCGCCGCCGCCTGCGACGAGTGGTCGGGGAAGTTCTTCGTCGACGACATCGACAACCCGTACTCGATCGGCGAGGGCGGCCAGGAGTTCCTGTGGATCCGCGCCCGCATCGTCGGCGGGCGGTCCCTGCTTTGGGGACGCCAGAGCTACCGCTGGAGCGACCTGGACTTCGAAGCGAACGCGCGCGACGGCTACGGCACGGACTGGCCCATCCGCTACCGCGACCTCGCACCGTGGTACGACCACGTGGAGTCGTTCGTCGGCATCGCCGGCCAGCCCGAGAACATGCCGCAGCTTCCGGACGGGAAGTTCCTGCCGCCGATCGCCCAGACCTGCATGGAGGAGCGCGTCCGCGAGGGCCTCGACCGCGCCTTCGGCGGCACGCGCCGGTTCACGCCGGCGCGGGTTGCTGTACTCACCAGACATCACCTTGGCCGCCGCGCCTGCCACTACTGCGGCATCTGCCGCCGCGGCTGCATCAGCAGGTCGTACTTCTCCAGCCTGAACGCCACGCTGCCGGCGGCCGAGGAGACCGGCCGGCTGACCGTGCGCCCCAACAGCGTCGTCCGCAACCTGGTCTACGACGAGCAGACGGATCGCGTCAGTGGCGTTCACCTGATCGACGCCGAGTCCATGGAGTCGATCGAGGTGCGCGGCCGCATCGTCTTCCTGTGCGCGTCGACGATCGAGTCGGCCCGCATCCTCCTGAACTCGAAGACTCCCCGCTTCTCCGAAGGCCTGGCGAACTCCAGCGGCCAGGTCGGCCGCAACCTGATGGACCACATCTTCCAGGTCGGCGCGAACGGGAACCTGGACGGCCTGGAAGACAAGACGACCTTCGGCCGCCGGCCCAACTCCTGCTATCTGCCGCGCTTCGTCAACCTGGACGGCGACCGGGCCGAAGCCACCCGTGAGAAGAGCTTCCTGCGCGGCTTCGGCTATCAGTGCGGCGCCCGCCGCGGAACACTGTGGCAGGGCGGCATCGGCCAGCCCGGCTTCGGCGCCGACTACAAGGCGAGCCTGCGCGGGCTCGCGCCCTGGCGTCTGAACTTCAGCGGCTTCGGCGAAAACCTGCCGAACCCCGACAACCGCGTGACAATCGACCCTGAGCTCGAGGACCGCTGGGGCATCCCCGCGGCGCGGATCACGATGAGCTACGGCGAGAACGAAGAGGCGATGCGCGAGAGCATCCAGACCCGCGCCGCCGAGATGCTCGAAGCGCTCGGCGCCAGGAACATCCGCACCTTCAACCGCAACTCCCTGCCCGGCTTCGCGATCCACGAGATGGGCACGGCGCGGATGGGCCGGGATCCCGCGACCTCCGTACTGAACGGCTGGTGCCAGTCCTGGGACGTGCCGAACCTGTTCGTCACCGACGGCGCGGCGATGGCGTCGTCCGCCTGCCAGAACCCGAGCCTGACCTACATGGCGCTCACCGCCCGCGCCTGCGACTACGCGGTGCGACAGATGCGCCGCCTGGAACTGTGA
- a CDS encoding MBL fold metallo-hydrolase — protein sequence MCPNYRIARIALASICVLALTAGLTGCAGDPGPPPTHTFEEVAPGVYFIVGTGSIFVQSNAMLVLSDEDALVVDSHVTPAAARALLTSIAEVTDKPVTHLVNTHYHFDHAHGNQAFPEDTAIVGHEFTRAMLMTDVMSQPTASIFTGNIPNQIAAWKEEADAMKDGEEKDQKLNEIRAQEAHYVAIGETDPTPPNVTLTSRMTIHRTFEGRDRPIELLHLGRGHTGGDVVVLLPNERVVFTGDLVLAGAAYIGDAYVDEWLDTLDRFEELEFDLILPGHGPTFSDMAQVDALRQFLSDFWNQASAAHEQGLSPEEAIAEIEWQGFLATAPDALKIHCVQTAYSRMDADGDPENSDSA from the coding sequence ATGTGCCCGAACTACCGAATCGCAAGAATCGCACTCGCCAGCATCTGCGTCCTCGCGTTGACAGCCGGCCTCACCGGCTGTGCCGGTGACCCCGGCCCGCCGCCAACACACACCTTCGAAGAGGTGGCCCCCGGCGTCTACTTCATCGTCGGTACGGGGTCCATCTTCGTGCAGAGCAACGCGATGCTGGTCCTGAGCGACGAGGACGCCCTGGTCGTCGACTCCCACGTCACGCCGGCCGCGGCGCGCGCCCTGCTCACCTCGATCGCCGAAGTCACGGACAAGCCGGTCACGCATCTCGTCAACACGCACTACCACTTCGACCACGCCCACGGGAACCAGGCGTTCCCCGAAGACACCGCGATCGTCGGCCACGAGTTCACCCGTGCGATGCTGATGACGGACGTGATGAGCCAGCCGACCGCCTCGATCTTCACCGGGAACATTCCGAACCAGATCGCCGCCTGGAAGGAGGAGGCGGACGCGATGAAGGACGGCGAGGAGAAGGACCAGAAGCTCAACGAGATTCGGGCCCAGGAGGCCCACTACGTGGCGATCGGCGAAACGGACCCGACGCCGCCCAACGTCACCCTGACGAGCCGCATGACGATCCACCGCACCTTCGAGGGCCGGGACCGGCCGATCGAGCTGCTCCACCTCGGTCGCGGCCACACCGGCGGCGACGTCGTCGTCCTGCTGCCGAACGAGCGGGTCGTTTTCACCGGCGACCTCGTCCTCGCCGGTGCCGCGTACATCGGCGACGCCTACGTTGACGAGTGGCTCGACACCCTCGACCGCTTCGAGGAGCTCGAGTTCGATCTCATCCTTCCCGGCCACGGCCCGACCTTCAGCGACATGGCCCAGGTCGATGCCCTCAGGCAGTTCCTGTCCGACTTCTGGAACCAGGCGTCCGCCGCCCACGAACAGGGTCTGAGTCCCGAGGAAGCGATCGCCGAGATCGAGTGGCAGGGGTTCCTGGCTACCGCGCCGGACGCCCTGAAGATCCACTGCGTCCAGACGGCTTACAGCAGGATGGACGCCGACGGAGACCCCGAAAACAGCGATTCCGCATAG
- a CDS encoding LLM class F420-dependent oxidoreductase, with amino-acid sequence MKLGLQLGYWGAGPRPDFLDIAIEAEALGYDCVFTAEAWGSDVFTPLAWIGAHTSKIRLGTGIAQISARTPASTAMHAMTLDHLSKGRVILGLGVSGPQVVEGWYGQPFGKPLSRTRAYVEIIQKILAREEPVTQHSEHYPLPYTGEGSWGLGKPLRSIVHPLRSDLPIFLGAEGPKNVALAAELCSGWLPLYYSPYRPEVYAESLAGKRDGFEIPYGARLRVHDDIAEALLPIKQSLALYVGGMGAKKRNFHRELMARMGWEEDSLRIQELFMTGKREEAVAAVPDEFADEISLVGSAERIRDRLQAFEDSDVTTLMVGAASKDELRQAAEIVLG; translated from the coding sequence CTGAAACTCGGACTTCAACTCGGCTACTGGGGAGCGGGACCGCGTCCGGACTTCCTCGACATCGCCATCGAGGCCGAGGCGCTCGGCTACGACTGTGTCTTCACCGCGGAGGCGTGGGGCTCCGACGTGTTCACGCCGCTGGCCTGGATCGGCGCCCACACGTCGAAGATCCGCCTGGGCACCGGCATCGCCCAGATCTCGGCGCGCACGCCGGCCTCGACGGCCATGCATGCGATGACACTCGACCACCTGTCGAAGGGCCGGGTCATCCTCGGTCTCGGCGTTTCCGGTCCGCAGGTCGTCGAGGGCTGGTACGGACAGCCCTTCGGCAAGCCGCTGTCCCGCACCCGCGCCTACGTCGAGATCATCCAGAAGATCCTCGCCCGCGAGGAACCCGTGACCCAGCACAGCGAGCACTACCCGCTCCCCTACACCGGCGAAGGCTCCTGGGGACTCGGCAAGCCGCTCCGATCGATCGTCCATCCGCTGCGTTCCGATCTCCCCATCTTCCTCGGCGCCGAAGGGCCGAAGAACGTGGCTCTCGCCGCCGAACTCTGCAGCGGCTGGCTGCCCCTCTACTACTCGCCTTACCGGCCCGAGGTCTATGCCGAGTCCCTGGCCGGCAAGCGCGACGGCTTCGAAATCCCCTACGGCGCCCGCCTCCGCGTTCATGACGACATCGCCGAGGCCCTACTGCCGATCAAGCAGTCTCTGGCCCTTTACGTCGGGGGCATGGGCGCCAAGAAACGCAACTTCCACCGCGAACTGATGGCCCGCATGGGCTGGGAGGAAGACTCCCTGCGCATCCAGGAACTCTTCATGACCGGCAAGCGCGAAGAAGCAGTCGCCGCCGTCCCCGACGAGTTCGCCGACGAGATCTCCCTCGTCGGCTCAGCCGAACGGATCAGGGACCGCCTCCAGGCCTTCGAAGACAGCGACGTGACGACACTGATGGTCGGCGCCGCGAGCAAGGACGAGCTGCGGCAGGCCGCGGAGATCGTGCTGGGCTAA
- a CDS encoding tetratricopeptide repeat protein translates to MSPAQPPADPSGEMPDVQCLRLLRSARIAELKSQPDVEAAWLRRARNECNQPTTALLALLRAHLRNPLPEGEIQEVRKDLIAAFDDPASAPPPGVLEFIAREDESDETVLLASRRLVERRLSSPDVDRARFLRLKALLSQRLGDRAEATEALGELRAMEPKNEEIAWALLRLLSIQEHWDRAAELLAEMAENGGPTVRSLYARTLARAGRVEDASEQLEVLAGEIDREDALALNNYAAEVLAAAWSLRDSGRLEEAERLFRLAEEHAPSQGWPSVEAGGALVHLYGTVEERTAHQTAVADRWQSVSDPQSLLNEGANQLASGNFDEAIELLKRAVGELGHLEAVWYNLGFAAYRAERWEEAWQALDRASELNDQRADTFFFSGMAMVSLERWEEAIPRLLRALELDPERRHAHYQLWVCYRSLGLEAEASRHKEAYDALGDG, encoded by the coding sequence ATGTCGCCGGCCCAGCCTCCTGCCGACCCGTCCGGCGAAATGCCGGATGTCCAGTGCCTCCGCCTGCTGCGCAGTGCCCGGATCGCGGAACTCAAGTCGCAGCCGGACGTCGAGGCGGCGTGGCTGAGGAGAGCCCGCAACGAGTGCAACCAGCCGACCACCGCACTGCTCGCCCTGCTTCGGGCGCATCTTCGAAATCCGCTCCCCGAAGGGGAGATCCAGGAGGTTCGCAAGGACCTGATCGCTGCCTTCGATGACCCCGCCTCGGCACCGCCGCCGGGGGTACTGGAGTTCATCGCCCGTGAAGACGAGTCGGACGAGACGGTGCTGCTCGCCTCCCGCCGGCTCGTTGAACGGCGGTTGTCGTCGCCCGACGTCGACCGTGCGCGCTTCCTGCGCTTGAAGGCGCTTCTCTCCCAGCGCCTCGGGGATCGTGCGGAAGCGACGGAGGCCCTGGGAGAGCTCCGGGCGATGGAACCGAAGAACGAGGAGATCGCCTGGGCGCTGCTGCGCCTTCTCAGCATTCAGGAGCACTGGGACAGAGCCGCCGAGCTTCTTGCCGAAATGGCGGAGAACGGAGGGCCGACCGTCCGCTCCCTCTACGCTCGGACCCTCGCTCGCGCGGGTCGCGTCGAGGACGCAAGCGAGCAGCTCGAGGTCCTCGCCGGAGAGATCGACCGCGAGGATGCCCTCGCGCTCAACAACTATGCCGCCGAGGTTCTTGCCGCGGCCTGGAGCCTGCGCGACTCCGGCCGCCTCGAGGAGGCGGAGCGCCTCTTCCGCCTCGCGGAGGAACATGCGCCGTCCCAGGGGTGGCCCAGCGTGGAAGCCGGGGGCGCGCTCGTTCACCTCTACGGCACGGTGGAGGAGCGGACCGCGCATCAGACCGCGGTCGCGGACAGATGGCAATCCGTCAGCGACCCGCAGTCGCTGCTGAACGAGGGTGCCAACCAGTTGGCCTCGGGCAACTTCGACGAGGCGATCGAGTTATTGAAACGGGCGGTCGGGGAACTGGGACACCTGGAGGCCGTCTGGTACAACCTGGGTTTCGCGGCCTACCGGGCGGAGCGCTGGGAAGAGGCCTGGCAGGCGCTCGACCGGGCTTCGGAGCTGAACGATCAGCGGGCCGATACGTTCTTCTTCAGCGGCATGGCGATGGTCAGCCTGGAACGATGGGAGGAGGCCATCCCGCGGCTTCTGCGGGCTCTCGAACTGGACCCGGAGCGTCGCCACGCCCACTACCAACTCTGGGTTTGCTACAGGTCGCTCGGACTCGAGGCCGAAGCCAGCAGGCACAAGGAGGCGTACGACGCGCTGGGCGACGGGTGA
- a CDS encoding PQQ-binding-like beta-propeller repeat protein has product MNLLRIAGLGVVWSIGLTSVPVVAETREQGRSLSGEWQHHGGDHTSSRYSPLTQIDGSNFGRLEIAWRWRTADQDVPLDVLPGYDTGFYRSVPLMIAGRLFAPTSLGQVALLDPVTGEQKWVYNPKTWERGGTTMRPVGARGIEYWTDGEKERLFVATIGRQLVSIDAATGLADRAFGEDGVVDLAQDLGPGEYAIRHVTHGAPPIVVGNSVIVGSKIFDYSIRSDAPPGHVRAYDVHTGEFKWRFNTIPRDDEYGVETWENESWRTAGNANVWTSMSADHELGYVYLPTSTPSNDYYGADRPGDNLFAESLVCVDADTGERIWHFQTVRHGIWDYDIASAPNLLDIVVDGKLIKAVAQVSKTGFTYVFDRATGEPVWPIEDRPVNHESTVPGEKLAETQPFPTKPPAFERQGVSEDDLIDWTPELREEALEIAEKLVLAPMFPPLIVKGEGGKEGVMVVPGAAGGANHPGASVDPMTGVLFVESQYRPTGMSLIEPDRARGPDWRYVIAYVNTGGPQGLPLTKPPYRTITAIDLNRGEHLWQVPVGPGPKNHPAIAHLNLPDMGTSYIGMPADGGLLVTRTLLIGFLALRDEEDPRTSSGGLLRAYDKATGEVLAEVATDVWLHGPPMTYMHEGRQYIVIAGGGARNRRIPDELVAFALPESEIGG; this is encoded by the coding sequence ATGAACCTGCTTCGCATCGCTGGACTGGGCGTCGTCTGGTCGATCGGGCTCACGTCCGTGCCCGTCGTGGCAGAGACCCGGGAGCAGGGCCGGTCCCTGTCCGGAGAGTGGCAGCACCACGGCGGCGACCACACGTCCAGCCGCTATTCGCCGCTCACCCAGATCGACGGCTCGAACTTCGGCCGGCTCGAGATCGCCTGGCGTTGGCGCACGGCGGACCAGGACGTGCCGCTGGACGTGCTGCCGGGCTACGACACGGGGTTCTACCGTTCCGTTCCGCTGATGATCGCCGGCCGCCTGTTCGCACCGACCAGCCTGGGCCAGGTGGCGCTGCTCGACCCGGTGACGGGTGAGCAGAAGTGGGTCTACAACCCGAAGACCTGGGAGCGTGGCGGCACGACGATGCGGCCGGTGGGCGCTCGCGGCATCGAGTACTGGACCGACGGCGAGAAGGAGCGCCTGTTCGTCGCCACGATCGGCCGCCAGCTCGTCTCGATCGATGCCGCCACGGGCCTGGCCGACCGTGCGTTCGGTGAGGACGGCGTGGTCGACCTGGCGCAGGATCTCGGCCCGGGCGAGTACGCGATCAGACACGTCACGCACGGCGCGCCGCCGATCGTGGTGGGCAACAGCGTGATCGTCGGCTCGAAGATCTTCGACTACTCGATCAGGAGCGACGCGCCGCCCGGCCATGTGCGTGCCTACGATGTCCACACGGGCGAGTTCAAGTGGCGCTTCAACACGATCCCGCGCGACGACGAGTACGGGGTCGAGACGTGGGAGAACGAGTCCTGGCGGACGGCCGGCAACGCGAACGTGTGGACGTCGATGAGCGCGGATCACGAACTGGGATACGTCTACCTGCCGACCAGCACGCCGTCGAACGACTACTACGGGGCCGACCGGCCGGGTGACAACCTGTTCGCCGAGAGCCTGGTCTGCGTCGACGCGGACACCGGCGAGCGCATCTGGCACTTCCAGACCGTCCGCCACGGCATCTGGGACTACGACATCGCCTCGGCCCCGAACCTGCTCGACATCGTCGTCGACGGCAAGCTGATCAAGGCGGTCGCCCAGGTCTCGAAGACGGGCTTCACCTACGTCTTCGACCGGGCCACCGGCGAGCCGGTCTGGCCGATCGAGGACCGGCCGGTAAACCACGAGTCGACGGTGCCGGGCGAGAAGCTGGCGGAGACCCAGCCCTTCCCGACGAAGCCGCCGGCCTTCGAGCGGCAGGGCGTGAGCGAGGACGACCTGATCGACTGGACGCCGGAACTGCGGGAGGAGGCGCTCGAGATCGCCGAGAAGCTGGTGCTGGCGCCGATGTTCCCGCCCCTGATCGTCAAGGGCGAGGGGGGGAAGGAGGGCGTGATGGTTGTGCCGGGGGCGGCCGGCGGCGCGAACCACCCCGGAGCGTCCGTCGATCCGATGACCGGCGTGCTCTTCGTCGAGTCGCAGTACCGCCCCACGGGCATGTCCCTGATCGAGCCGGATCGGGCCCGCGGCCCCGACTGGCGCTACGTGATCGCCTACGTCAATACGGGTGGTCCCCAGGGCCTGCCCCTGACCAAGCCGCCCTACCGGACGATCACCGCGATCGACCTGAATCGTGGCGAGCACCTCTGGCAGGTCCCCGTCGGTCCCGGCCCCAAGAACCACCCGGCGATCGCCCACCTGAACCTGCCGGATATGGGCACCTCCTATATCGGCATGCCGGCGGACGGCGGCCTGCTCGTCACCCGCACGCTGCTGATCGGCTTCCTGGCGCTGCGGGACGAAGAGGATCCCCGAACCAGCAGCGGCGGTTTACTGCGCGCCTACGACAAGGCGACCGGCGAGGTGCTTGCGGAAGTGGCGACCGATGTGTGGCTGCACGGTCCGCCGATGACCTACATGCACGAAGGCCGGCAGTACATCGTCATCGCTGGCGGCGGCGCCCGCAACCGCCGGATTCCTGATGAGTTGGTCGCCTTTGCGTTGCCGGAATCCGAGATCGGAGGTTGA